From the Polaribacter gangjinensis genome, the window TGTACTGTGAAAATGATTATCAGTAATCACGAAAAATTAAAACCAATTGCTGATATGTTTCAAGTGCCTTTTTATTATATACCAGTAATTGCAAATGATAAATCTAAACAAGAAAAACAGTTGATGGAATTGCTTGATTCACATCAAATAGATTTGATTATTTTGGCAAGATACATGCAAATTTTGTCTGCTGATTTTATCAATGCTTATCCTGAGAAAATTATCAATATACATCACTCATTTTTACCTGCTTTTCAGGGCGCAAATCCGTATTTACGTGCGTATGAGAGAGGTGTAAAATTGATTGGAGCAACTGCGCATTATGCAACAGAAGATTTGGATGAAGGGCCAATTATTGAGCAAGATGTAAAACCAGTTACACACGAAAGTACACCAACAACGTTGAAAAAAATTGGAGCAGATATCGAAAAATTGGTGTTAGCAAGAGCTGTAAATAATCATTTAAATCATCAAATAATCGTATCAGGAAATAGAGCGATTGTTTTTCCTGAAACAGGAGAATAATTTTAGTAAGAATTGTAAATTAAGAATTACGAATTTCCCAGTTTGTAATTCCTTCCCTTTTGGAAGGTTAGGATGGGCTGTAAATGAAAATAATCTGTATTGGGCGCAATTACGCAAAACATATTGAAGAATTAGCGAATGAAAAACCAGAAAATCCTGTGGTTTTCTTAAAACCTGATTCCGCTATTTTACCAAATAAAAATCCATTTTTTATTCCGCCATTTTCCAATGATGTGCATTATGAAGTAGAGATTTTAGTAAAAATTAATAAAGTAGGAAAATTTATTGATGCCAAATTTTCGCATAAATACTATGATGAAATTGGATTAGGAATCGATTTTACAGCCAGAGATGTTCAAGAAAAATGCAAAGAAAAAGGTTTACCTTGGGAAAAAGCAAAAGCATTTGATGGAAGTGCTGTTATTGGTGAATTTTATCCAAAAGAACAATTTGATTTGGAAAATATTTCCTTTCAATTATTCAAAAATGATGAGTTAGTTCAAGATGGCAATTCAAACGCTATGTTGTGGAAAATTGATGAATTGATAGCGTATGTTTCGCAATATTTCACCTTAAAAAAAGGAGATATTATTTTCACAGGAACTCCTGCAGGAGTTGGGAAAGTCTCAGAAAATGATGTTTTAAAAGGTGTTTTGGAAGGAAGAGATGCTTTTAATATTAGGGTGAAATAAGTTCAATGTAGCAATGTATCAATAAAATAATTCAGATAATTTTAAGCATTGAACTTTTAAACAACAGAAACCTTTAAATCTTAAAACATTGAAAGCAGAAATCATAACAATTGGTGATGAAATTTTGATTGGTCAAATTGTGGATACCAATTCACAATGGATAGGAAGTGAACTCAATAAAATAGGAGTTTCTGTTTATCAAATCACTTCTATTCAAGATGATCAACAACATATATTAAATGCGCTTAAAGAAGCGCAAGAAAGAGCAGATATTGTTATTATTACAGGTGGTTTAGGTCCTACAAAAGATGATATCACCAAAAAAACGATTGCTGCTTTTTTCAACGATACAGAACTTATTGAATATCCTGAAGTAATTGAACATATCAAAACCTTGTTTGCAAAAGTCAATCATCCATTTCGTGAAATTCAAAAATATCAAGCACAATTGCCATCCAAAGCAACTTTATTGAAAAATAATTTTGGTACAGCACCAGGAATGTGGTTTTTTGAAAACAATATTGTTTTTGTGTCTTTACCAGGAGTGCCTTATGAAATGAAAGGATTGATGACGAATGAAGTCTTGCCAAGAATTCAACAACAATTCCAGCTGCCTTTTATCATCCATAAAACCATCATGACCTATGGTCAAGGCGAAAGTGTCATTGCTGAAATTATTGAAGATTTTGAAAATAATTTACCTTCTCATATTAAATTAGCGTATTTACCATCTTTTGGCAGAGTTCGTTTGCGATTGACAGGAAAAGGAAATCAAAAAGAAGCTTTAGAAAAAGAGTTAGAAGAAAAAATCAAACAATTGTATCAATTACTTCCTGATATCATTACAGGTTTGGATGATGATCATTCTCTAGAAAAAACGATTGGAGATATTTTAACTCAAAAAGGAAAAACATTATGTACGGCCGAAAGTTTGACTGGTGGAAAAATTGCCGCAACTTTTGTTTCAGAAGCTGGTGCATCAGCTTATTTTAAAGGAAGTTTTGTAACCTACACAGCTGAAGCAAAAATTAATTTATTAGGAGTTTCATCAGAAACTATCAAAAAAAACACGGTAGTTAGTAAAGAAGTAGCTTTAGAAATGGCAAAAGCGGCAAAAGAAAAACTGCAAACCAATTTTGCAATCGCAGTTACAGGAAATGCAGGTCCAACAACTGATCACAATGACAAAAGTGTTGGGTTGGTATATATTGCTTTAATTACTGATGAAAAGACAATTGTCGAAGAATTTAATTTTGGTCAACCAAGAGAAAAAGTTATCAATAGAACAGTCAGTAAATCGTTAGAAATACTAAGGAAAGAATTATTTTAAAATTTCGTAAAAATATTTTGTTCAGAATTAGATTTATATGTAAATTTGCACCTCGTTTAGAGATAATACTATAAAACTGTCAAGAAGATGTCTAGAGTTTGTGAATTAACAGGAAAAAAAGCAATGGTTGGGAACAATGTTTCTCACGCAATGAATAAAACAAAAAGAAAGTTTGACGCTAATTTAATGACTAAGCGTTTTTACATTCCAGAAGAAGATAAATGGATTACCTTAAAAATATCAGCTTCTGCTTTGAAAAACATTAACAAGAAAGGTATTTCTGCAGTTATTAAAGACGCAAGAGCTAACGGATTTTTAACAAAATAAATATTAGTTTCAGTTTATAGTTTCAAGTCTTAAAACTTTCAAACTTTTAAACTTTTAAACTCGAATAGAGATGGCAAAAAAAGGAAACAGAGTTCAGGTTATTTTAGAGTGTACAGAGCACAAAGCTTCTGGACAACCAGGTACTTCTAGATACATTACCACTAAAAACAAAAAGAACACTCCAGATAGAATGGAAATTAAA encodes:
- the purU gene encoding formyltetrahydrofolate deformylase, translating into MKSQIVTFLIQCPDQKGLVAKITNFFFEKGFNILSCQQYVNSIENTYFMRIRLNADGTILSKKELESSFLELSTPLHFKWSVHYSDKKQQVAILVSHTSHNLYDLLERYKEGNLNCTVKMIISNHEKLKPIADMFQVPFYYIPVIANDKSKQEKQLMELLDSHQIDLIILARYMQILSADFINAYPEKIINIHHSFLPAFQGANPYLRAYERGVKLIGATAHYATEDLDEGPIIEQDVKPVTHESTPTTLKKIGADIEKLVLARAVNNHLNHQIIVSGNRAIVFPETGE
- a CDS encoding fumarylacetoacetate hydrolase family protein encodes the protein MKIICIGRNYAKHIEELANEKPENPVVFLKPDSAILPNKNPFFIPPFSNDVHYEVEILVKINKVGKFIDAKFSHKYYDEIGLGIDFTARDVQEKCKEKGLPWEKAKAFDGSAVIGEFYPKEQFDLENISFQLFKNDELVQDGNSNAMLWKIDELIAYVSQYFTLKKGDIIFTGTPAGVGKVSENDVLKGVLEGRDAFNIRVK
- a CDS encoding competence/damage-inducible protein A, translating into MKAEIITIGDEILIGQIVDTNSQWIGSELNKIGVSVYQITSIQDDQQHILNALKEAQERADIVIITGGLGPTKDDITKKTIAAFFNDTELIEYPEVIEHIKTLFAKVNHPFREIQKYQAQLPSKATLLKNNFGTAPGMWFFENNIVFVSLPGVPYEMKGLMTNEVLPRIQQQFQLPFIIHKTIMTYGQGESVIAEIIEDFENNLPSHIKLAYLPSFGRVRLRLTGKGNQKEALEKELEEKIKQLYQLLPDIITGLDDDHSLEKTIGDILTQKGKTLCTAESLTGGKIAATFVSEAGASAYFKGSFVTYTAEAKINLLGVSSETIKKNTVVSKEVALEMAKAAKEKLQTNFAIAVTGNAGPTTDHNDKSVGLVYIALITDEKTIVEEFNFGQPREKVINRTVSKSLEILRKELF
- the rpmB gene encoding 50S ribosomal protein L28, which translates into the protein MSRVCELTGKKAMVGNNVSHAMNKTKRKFDANLMTKRFYIPEEDKWITLKISASALKNINKKGISAVIKDARANGFLTK
- the rpmG gene encoding 50S ribosomal protein L33 codes for the protein MAKKGNRVQVILECTEHKASGQPGTSRYITTKNKKNTPDRMEIKKFNPILKKVTVHKEIK